From Vulpes vulpes isolate BD-2025 chromosome 7, VulVul3, whole genome shotgun sequence, one genomic window encodes:
- the ADGRA2 gene encoding adhesion G protein-coupled receptor A2 isoform X1 has product MGAAGRRMRGAPARLLLPLLPWLLFLAPETRGAPGCPVPIRSCKCSGERPKGLSGGAPNPARRRVVCGGGDLPEPPEPGLLPNGTVTLLLSNNKITGLRNGSFLGLSLLEKLDLGTEYLTCDCHLRWLLPWARNRSLQLSEHTVCAYPAALHAQALGGLQEAQLRCEGALELHTHHLIPSLRQVVFQGDRLPFQCSASYLGNDTRIRWYHNRAPLEGDEQAGILLAESLIHDCTFITSELTLSHIGVWASGEWECSVSTAQGNASKKVEIVVLETSASYCPAERVANNRGDFRWPRTLAGITAYQSCLQYPFTSVPLSGGAPGTRASRRCDRAGRWEPGDYSHCLYTNDITRVLYTFVLMPINASNALTLAHQLRVYTAEAASFSDMMDVVYVAQMIQKFLGYVDQIKELVEVMVDMASNLMLVDEHLLWLAQREDKACSGIVGALERIGGAALSPHAQHISVNSRNVALEAYLIKPHSYVGLTCTAFQRREAGVPGVRPGGPGQNPSPEPEPLADQQLRFRCTTGRPSISLSSFHIKNSVALASIQLPSSLFSSLPAALAPPVPPDCTLQLLIFRNGRLFRSHGNTSRPGGAGPSKRRGVATPVIFAGTSGCGVGNLTEPVAISLRHWAEGAEPMAAWWSQDGPGGPGRWSSEGCQLRSSQPNVSSLQCQQLGNVAVLMELSAFPREVGGSGAGLHPVVYPCTALLLLCLFSTIITYILNHSSIHVSRKGWHMLLNLCFHMAMTSAVFAGGITLTNYQMVCQAVGITLHYSSLSTLLWMGVKARVLHKELTWRAPPPQEGDSAPPAPRPMLRFYLIAGGIPLIICGITAAVNIHNYRDHSPYCWLVWRPSLGAFYIPVALILLITWIYFLCAGLRLRGPLVQSPKGGTSRVSLEPGEELRGSSRLRSSGPLLNDSGSLLATGSAGVVTPGPPEDGDGFYSPGVQLGALVTTHFLYLAMWACGALAVSQRWLPRVVCSCLYGAAASALGLFVFTHHCARRRDVRASWRACCPQASASRASPRAVPAAPEDGSPVFGEGPPSLKSSPSGSSSHAPPLGPCKLTNLQLAQSQVCEGGAAARGEGEPEPTGSRGSLGPRHPNNLHHGRRAHKSRAKAHRAGEAGAKNRLKALRGGAAAGAPEPPSSESGSLHNSPSDSYPGSSRNSPGLQLEGEPMLTPSEGSDTSAAPPPEASRQGQRRSASRDNLRGGGGGAPERDSKRRSYPLNAASLNGAPKGAKYDDVSGADAAGGACMKTGLWKSETTV; this is encoded by the exons ATGGGCGCCGCGGGACGCAGGATGCGGGGGGCGCCCGCGCgcctgctgctgccgctgctgccgtGGCTGCTGTTCCTGGCGCCCGAGACCCGGGGCGCGCCCGGCTGCCCCGTCCCCATTCGCAGCTGCAAGTGCTCGGGGGAGCGGCCCAAGGGGCTGAGCGGCGGCGCCCCCAACCCCGCGCGCAGGAGGGTGGTGTGCGGCGGCGGGGACCTCCCGGAGCCCCCCGAGCCCGGCCTTCTGCCGAACGGAACCGTCACCCT gCTCTTGAGCAACAACAAGATCACTGGACTCCGAAACGGATCCTTCTTGGGACTGTCCCTGCTGGAGAAGCT GGATCTGGGTACTGAATACCTGACATGCGACTGCCACCTGCGctggctgctgccctgggcccggAATCGTTCCCTACAGCTGTCTGAGCACACGGTCTGTGCCTACCCCGCTGCCCTGCATGCCCAGGCCCTGGGTGGCCTCCAGGAGGCCCAGCTGCGTTGCG AAGGGGCCCTGGAGCTGCACACGCACCACCTCATCCCATCCCTACGCCAAGTGGTGTTCCAGGGCGACCGCCTGCCCTTCCAGTGCTCCGCCAGCTACCTGGGCAATGACACCCGCATTCGCTGGTACCACAACCGAGCTCCCCTGGAGGGCGACGAGCAAGCGGGCATCCTCCTGGCGGAGAGCCTCATCCACGACTGCACGTTCATCACCAG cGAGCTGACCCTGTCTCACATCGGCGTCTGGGCGTCAGGGGAGTGGGAGTGCTCCGTGTCCACCGCGCAGGGCAACGCCAGCAAGAAGGTGGAGATCGTGGTGCTGGAGACCTCCGCCTCCTACTGCCCCGCTGAGCGAGTCGCCAACAATCGCGGGGACTTCAG GTGGCCTCGAACTCTGGCGGGCATCACAGCATACCAGTCCTGTCTACAGTACCCCTTCACCTCCGTGCCCCTGAGTGGGGGCGCCCCAGGCACCCGAGCCTCCCGCCGGTGCGACCGAGCTGGCCGCTGGGAGCCGGGGGACTACTCCCACTGTCTGTACACCAATGACATCACCCGGGTGCTCTACACGTTCGTGCTG ATGCCCATCAATGCCTCCAACGCACTGACCCTGGCCCACCAGCTGCGAGTGTACACAGCAGAGGCCGCCAGCTTCTCAGACATGATGGATGTTGTCTATGTGGCTCAGATGATCCAGAAATTTTTGGGTTATGTCGACCAGATCAAAGAG ctggtggaggtgatggtggacATGGCCAGCAACCTGATGCTGGTGGACGAGCACCTGCTGTGGCTGGCCCAGCGTGAGGACAAGGCCTGCAGTGGCATCGTGGGTGCTCTGGAGCGCATCGGGGGGGCTGCCCTCAGCCCCCATGCCCAGCACATCTCTGTG AACTCAAGGAACGTGGCATTGGAGGCCTACCTCATCAAGCCACACAGCTATGTGGGGCTGACCTGCACAGCCTTCCAGAGAAGGGAGGCAGGAGTGCCGGGTGTGCGGCCTGGGGGCCCTGGCCAGAACCCCTCACCGGAGCCGGAGCCCCTGGCTGATCAGCAGCTCCGCTTCCGCTGCACCACGGGGAGACCCAGCATTTCTCTGTCATCTTTCCACATCAAG AACAGCGTGGCCCTGGCCTCCATCCAGCTGCCGTCCAGTCTGTTCTCGTCCCTTCCGGCTGCCCTGGCTCCCCCTGTTCCCCCAGACTGCACCCTGCAACTGCTCATCTTCCGAAACGGCCGCCTCTTTCGCAGCCACGGCAACACCTCCCGCCCCGGAGGCGCGGGGCCCAGCAAGCGGCGCGGTGTGGCCACCCCTGTCATCTTCGCGGGAACTA GTGGCTGTGGCGTGGGAAACCTGACCGAGCCGGTGGCCATTTCACTGCGGCATTGGGCTGAGGGGGCTGAACCCATGGCAGCTTGGTGGAGCCAGGACGGCCCGGGGGGACCCGGGAGGTGGAGCTCCGAGGGCTGCCAGCTCCGCTCCAGCCAGCCCAATGTCAGCTCCCTGCAGTGCCAGCAGCTGGGCAACGTGGCGGTGCTCATG GAGCTGAGTGCCTtccccagggaggtggggggctcaGGGGCAGGGCTGCATCCAGTGGTGTACCCCTGCACTGCCCTGCTGCTGCTCTGCCTCTTCTCCACCATCATCACCTACATCCTCAACCACAG CTCCATCCACGTGTCCCGGAAGGGCTGGCACATGCTGCTGAACCTGTGCTTCCACATGGCCATGACCTCTGCCGTCTTTGCAGGAGGCATCACGCTCACCAACTACCAGATGGTCTGCCAGGCA GTGGGCATCACTCTGCACTACTCTTCCTTGTCCACACTGCTCTGGATGGGTGTGAAGGCCCGCGTCCTCCACAAGGAGCTCACCTGGAGAGCACCCCCTCCACAAGAAGGGGACTCTGCCCCGCCCGCACCCCGACCCATGCTCCG GTTCTATCTGATTGCCGGAGGGATCCCACTCATTATTTGTGGCATCACAGCTGCTGTCAACATCCACAACTACCGGGATCACAGCCCCTA CTGCTGGCTGGTGTGGCGCCCAAGCCTAGGAGCCTTCTACATCCCCGTGGCTTTGATTCTGCTGATCACCTGGATCTATTTCCTGTGTGCAGGGCTGCGCCTAAGGGGTCCTCTGGTGCAGAGCCCAAAGGGGGGCACCAGCAGGGTCTCCCTGGAGccaggggaggagctgaggggtTCCAGCAGGCTCAGGAGCAGCGGCCCCCTCCTGAACGACTCAGGTTCCCTTCTGGCTACTGGGAGCGCGGGGGTGGTGACACCCGGGCCCCCGGAGGATGGCGACGGCTTCTATTCTCCGGGAGTCCAACTGGGGGCGCTGGTGACCACGCATTTCCTGTATCTGGCCATGTGGGCCTGTGGGGCCCTGGCCGTGTCCCAGCGCTGGCTGCCCCGCGTGGTGTGCAGCTGCCTGTACGGGGCGGCGGCCTCCGCCCTGGGACTCTTCGTCTTCACCCACCACTGTGCCAGGCGCCGGGACGTCAGGGCCTCCTGGCGCGCCTGCTGCCCCCAGGCCTCGGCCTCCCGCGCCTCCCCGCGGGCCGTGCCCGCCGCCCCAGAGGACGGCTCCCCCGTGTTCGGAGAGGGACCCCCGTCCCTCAAGTCCTCCCCGAGCGGCAGCAGCAGCCACGCGCCGCCCCTGGGCCCCTGCAAGCTCACCAACCTGCAGCTGGCGCAGAGTCAGGTGTGCGAGGGGGGGGCGGCGGCCCGCGGGGAAGGGGAGCCGGAGCCCACGGGCTCCCGGGGCAGCCTTGGCCCCCGCCACCCCAACAACTTGCACCACGGGCGCCGGGCGCACAAGAGTCGGGCCAAGGCGCACCGCGCGGGGGAGGCCGGCGCCAAGAACCGGCTCAAGGCGCTGCGCGGGGGGGCAGCGGCCGGGGCGCCCGAGCCGCCGTCCAGTGAGAGCGGCAGCCTGCACAACAGCCCGTCCGACAGCTACCCGGGCAGCAGCCGCAACAGCCCGGGCCTCCAGCTAGAGGGCGAGCCCATGCTCACGCCGTCCGAGGGCAGCGACACGAGCGCCGCGCCACCCCCCGAGGCCAGCCGGCAGGGCCAGCGCCGCAGCGCCAGCCGCGACAACctccggggcggcgggggcggagcCCCCGAGCGGGACAGCAAGCGGCGCTCGTACCCCCTCAACGCAGCCAGTCTGAACGGCGCGCCCAAGGGAGCCAAGTACGACGACGTGAGCGGGGCGGACGCGGCGGGGGGCGCCTGCATGAAGACGGGCCTCTGGAAGAGCGAGACCACCGTCTAg
- the ADGRA2 gene encoding adhesion G protein-coupled receptor A2 isoform X3, translating to MGAAGRRMRGAPARLLLPLLPWLLFLAPETRGAPGCPVPIRSCKCSGERPKGLSGGAPNPARRRVVCGGGDLPEPPEPGLLPNGTVTLLLSNNKITGLRNGSFLGLSLLEKLDLRNNVISTVQPGAFLGLGELKRLDLSNNRIGCLTSDTFQGLPRLLRLNISGNIFSSLQPGVFDELPALKVVDLGTEYLTCDCHLRWLLPWARNRSLQLSEHTVCAYPAALHAQALGGLQEAQLRCEGALELHTHHLIPSLRQVVFQGDRLPFQCSASYLGNDTRIRWYHNRAPLEGDEQAGILLAESLIHDCTFITSELTLSHIGVWASGEWECSVSTAQGNASKKVEIVVLETSASYCPAERVANNRGDFRWPRTLAGITAYQSCLQYPFTSVPLSGGAPGTRASRRCDRAGRWEPGDYSHCLYTNDITRVLYTFVLMPINASNALTLAHQLRVYTAEAASFSDMMDVVYVAQMIQKFLGYVDQIKELVEVMVDMASNLMLVDEHLLWLAQREDKACSGIVGALERIGGAALSPHAQHISVNSRNVALEAYLIKPHSYVGLTCTAFQRREAGVPGVRPGGPGQNPSPEPEPLADQQLRFRCTTGRPSISLSSFHIKNSVALASIQLPSSLFSSLPAALAPPVPPDCTLQLLIFRNGRLFRSHGNTSRPGGAGPSKRRGVATPVIFAGTSGCGVGNLTEPVAISLRHWAEGAEPMAAWWSQDGPGGPGRWSSEGCQLRSSQPNVSSLQCQQLGNVAVLMELSAFPREVGGSGAGLHPVVYPCTALLLLCLFSTIITYILNHSSIHVSRKGWHMLLNLCFHMAMTSAVFAGGITLTNYQMVCQAVGITLHYSSLSTLLWMGVKARVLHKELTWRAPPPQEGDSAPPAPRPMLRFYLIAGGIPLIICGITAAVNIHNYRDHSPYCWLVWRPSLGAFYIPVALILLITWIYFLCAGLRLRGPLVQSPKGGTSRVSLEPGEELRGSSRLRSSGPLLNDSGSLLATGSAGVVTPGPPEDGDGFYSPGVQLGALVTTHFLYLAMWACGALAVSQRWLPRVVCSCLYGAAASALGLFVFTHHCARRRDVRASWRACCPQASASRASPRAVPAAPEDGSPVFGEGPPSLKSSPSGSSSHAPPLGPCKLTNLQLAQSQVCEGGAAARGEGEPEPTGSRGSLGPRHPNNLHHGRRAHKSRAKAHRAGEAGAKNRLKALRGGAAAGAPEPPSSESGSLHNSPSDSYPGSSRNSPGLQLEGEPMLTPSEGSDTSAAPPPEASRQGQRRSASRDNLRGGGGGAPERDSKRRSYPLNAASLNGAPKGAKYDDVSGADAAGGACMKTGLWKSETTV from the exons ATGGGCGCCGCGGGACGCAGGATGCGGGGGGCGCCCGCGCgcctgctgctgccgctgctgccgtGGCTGCTGTTCCTGGCGCCCGAGACCCGGGGCGCGCCCGGCTGCCCCGTCCCCATTCGCAGCTGCAAGTGCTCGGGGGAGCGGCCCAAGGGGCTGAGCGGCGGCGCCCCCAACCCCGCGCGCAGGAGGGTGGTGTGCGGCGGCGGGGACCTCCCGGAGCCCCCCGAGCCCGGCCTTCTGCCGAACGGAACCGTCACCCT gCTCTTGAGCAACAACAAGATCACTGGACTCCGAAACGGATCCTTCTTGGGACTGTCCCTGCTGGAGAAGCT GGACCTGAGGAATAATGTCATCAGCACGGTGCAGCCTGGGGCCTTCCTGGGCCTGGGGGAGCTGAAGCGCTT AGATCTCTCCAACAACCGGATTGGCTGTCTCACCTCTGACACCTTCCAAGGCCTCCCCAGGCTTCTCCGACT AAACATATCTGGAAACATCTTCTCCAGTCTACAACCTGGGGTCTTTGATGAGCTGCCAGCCCTTAAGGTTGT GGATCTGGGTACTGAATACCTGACATGCGACTGCCACCTGCGctggctgctgccctgggcccggAATCGTTCCCTACAGCTGTCTGAGCACACGGTCTGTGCCTACCCCGCTGCCCTGCATGCCCAGGCCCTGGGTGGCCTCCAGGAGGCCCAGCTGCGTTGCG AAGGGGCCCTGGAGCTGCACACGCACCACCTCATCCCATCCCTACGCCAAGTGGTGTTCCAGGGCGACCGCCTGCCCTTCCAGTGCTCCGCCAGCTACCTGGGCAATGACACCCGCATTCGCTGGTACCACAACCGAGCTCCCCTGGAGGGCGACGAGCAAGCGGGCATCCTCCTGGCGGAGAGCCTCATCCACGACTGCACGTTCATCACCAG cGAGCTGACCCTGTCTCACATCGGCGTCTGGGCGTCAGGGGAGTGGGAGTGCTCCGTGTCCACCGCGCAGGGCAACGCCAGCAAGAAGGTGGAGATCGTGGTGCTGGAGACCTCCGCCTCCTACTGCCCCGCTGAGCGAGTCGCCAACAATCGCGGGGACTTCAG GTGGCCTCGAACTCTGGCGGGCATCACAGCATACCAGTCCTGTCTACAGTACCCCTTCACCTCCGTGCCCCTGAGTGGGGGCGCCCCAGGCACCCGAGCCTCCCGCCGGTGCGACCGAGCTGGCCGCTGGGAGCCGGGGGACTACTCCCACTGTCTGTACACCAATGACATCACCCGGGTGCTCTACACGTTCGTGCTG ATGCCCATCAATGCCTCCAACGCACTGACCCTGGCCCACCAGCTGCGAGTGTACACAGCAGAGGCCGCCAGCTTCTCAGACATGATGGATGTTGTCTATGTGGCTCAGATGATCCAGAAATTTTTGGGTTATGTCGACCAGATCAAAGAG ctggtggaggtgatggtggacATGGCCAGCAACCTGATGCTGGTGGACGAGCACCTGCTGTGGCTGGCCCAGCGTGAGGACAAGGCCTGCAGTGGCATCGTGGGTGCTCTGGAGCGCATCGGGGGGGCTGCCCTCAGCCCCCATGCCCAGCACATCTCTGTG AACTCAAGGAACGTGGCATTGGAGGCCTACCTCATCAAGCCACACAGCTATGTGGGGCTGACCTGCACAGCCTTCCAGAGAAGGGAGGCAGGAGTGCCGGGTGTGCGGCCTGGGGGCCCTGGCCAGAACCCCTCACCGGAGCCGGAGCCCCTGGCTGATCAGCAGCTCCGCTTCCGCTGCACCACGGGGAGACCCAGCATTTCTCTGTCATCTTTCCACATCAAG AACAGCGTGGCCCTGGCCTCCATCCAGCTGCCGTCCAGTCTGTTCTCGTCCCTTCCGGCTGCCCTGGCTCCCCCTGTTCCCCCAGACTGCACCCTGCAACTGCTCATCTTCCGAAACGGCCGCCTCTTTCGCAGCCACGGCAACACCTCCCGCCCCGGAGGCGCGGGGCCCAGCAAGCGGCGCGGTGTGGCCACCCCTGTCATCTTCGCGGGAACTA GTGGCTGTGGCGTGGGAAACCTGACCGAGCCGGTGGCCATTTCACTGCGGCATTGGGCTGAGGGGGCTGAACCCATGGCAGCTTGGTGGAGCCAGGACGGCCCGGGGGGACCCGGGAGGTGGAGCTCCGAGGGCTGCCAGCTCCGCTCCAGCCAGCCCAATGTCAGCTCCCTGCAGTGCCAGCAGCTGGGCAACGTGGCGGTGCTCATG GAGCTGAGTGCCTtccccagggaggtggggggctcaGGGGCAGGGCTGCATCCAGTGGTGTACCCCTGCACTGCCCTGCTGCTGCTCTGCCTCTTCTCCACCATCATCACCTACATCCTCAACCACAG CTCCATCCACGTGTCCCGGAAGGGCTGGCACATGCTGCTGAACCTGTGCTTCCACATGGCCATGACCTCTGCCGTCTTTGCAGGAGGCATCACGCTCACCAACTACCAGATGGTCTGCCAGGCA GTGGGCATCACTCTGCACTACTCTTCCTTGTCCACACTGCTCTGGATGGGTGTGAAGGCCCGCGTCCTCCACAAGGAGCTCACCTGGAGAGCACCCCCTCCACAAGAAGGGGACTCTGCCCCGCCCGCACCCCGACCCATGCTCCG GTTCTATCTGATTGCCGGAGGGATCCCACTCATTATTTGTGGCATCACAGCTGCTGTCAACATCCACAACTACCGGGATCACAGCCCCTA CTGCTGGCTGGTGTGGCGCCCAAGCCTAGGAGCCTTCTACATCCCCGTGGCTTTGATTCTGCTGATCACCTGGATCTATTTCCTGTGTGCAGGGCTGCGCCTAAGGGGTCCTCTGGTGCAGAGCCCAAAGGGGGGCACCAGCAGGGTCTCCCTGGAGccaggggaggagctgaggggtTCCAGCAGGCTCAGGAGCAGCGGCCCCCTCCTGAACGACTCAGGTTCCCTTCTGGCTACTGGGAGCGCGGGGGTGGTGACACCCGGGCCCCCGGAGGATGGCGACGGCTTCTATTCTCCGGGAGTCCAACTGGGGGCGCTGGTGACCACGCATTTCCTGTATCTGGCCATGTGGGCCTGTGGGGCCCTGGCCGTGTCCCAGCGCTGGCTGCCCCGCGTGGTGTGCAGCTGCCTGTACGGGGCGGCGGCCTCCGCCCTGGGACTCTTCGTCTTCACCCACCACTGTGCCAGGCGCCGGGACGTCAGGGCCTCCTGGCGCGCCTGCTGCCCCCAGGCCTCGGCCTCCCGCGCCTCCCCGCGGGCCGTGCCCGCCGCCCCAGAGGACGGCTCCCCCGTGTTCGGAGAGGGACCCCCGTCCCTCAAGTCCTCCCCGAGCGGCAGCAGCAGCCACGCGCCGCCCCTGGGCCCCTGCAAGCTCACCAACCTGCAGCTGGCGCAGAGTCAGGTGTGCGAGGGGGGGGCGGCGGCCCGCGGGGAAGGGGAGCCGGAGCCCACGGGCTCCCGGGGCAGCCTTGGCCCCCGCCACCCCAACAACTTGCACCACGGGCGCCGGGCGCACAAGAGTCGGGCCAAGGCGCACCGCGCGGGGGAGGCCGGCGCCAAGAACCGGCTCAAGGCGCTGCGCGGGGGGGCAGCGGCCGGGGCGCCCGAGCCGCCGTCCAGTGAGAGCGGCAGCCTGCACAACAGCCCGTCCGACAGCTACCCGGGCAGCAGCCGCAACAGCCCGGGCCTCCAGCTAGAGGGCGAGCCCATGCTCACGCCGTCCGAGGGCAGCGACACGAGCGCCGCGCCACCCCCCGAGGCCAGCCGGCAGGGCCAGCGCCGCAGCGCCAGCCGCGACAACctccggggcggcgggggcggagcCCCCGAGCGGGACAGCAAGCGGCGCTCGTACCCCCTCAACGCAGCCAGTCTGAACGGCGCGCCCAAGGGAGCCAAGTACGACGACGTGAGCGGGGCGGACGCGGCGGGGGGCGCCTGCATGAAGACGGGCCTCTGGAAGAGCGAGACCACCGTCTAg